Genomic DNA from Frondihabitans sp. PAMC 28766:
CGTGCGCGACCTGTCGACCGCGATGCTCATCGAGCTCTACCAGGGCGGTCTCGGCGACGCGATCATCCTCGACCTCGTCTCGGCCGAAGAGCTCGTCGCGGCGGGCGGCGGCGCGATCGTCTTCCGTCACCTCGACGCCGGCGGAATCATGCCCAACAGCGTCTACTACACGCTCACCGAGCGCGTCGACGAGCTCGGCGACCGCGTCGACCGCTTCATGGACGGCATCGCCGCAGCGATGGTGAAGATCACCTCGCACGACGCGGATGCCGAGATCGAGGCGGTCCTCGCCGCCCGCTGGCCCGGCAAAGACCAGGCGCTCCTCCGCAAGGCCGCCGACGAGATGGCCGAGGGCGGCGTCTGGGACTCCGCCGTCATCGACCGCGACGCCTCCGACCGGTGGATGCGGATCCTCTCCGAGGGCGGCCTCGTCACGCATCTGCCGTCGCTCGAAGAGCTTCTGGGCGCCAGCAGCACGGTCACCGCCTGATGGCCCTCGTCCTCGGCGCGTCGGAGATCGGCGCTGTCATCGGGGCCGTCGACGTCGTCGAGGCCGTGGAGTCCATCCACCGGGATCTCGGCTCGGGCGCCATGACGCAGCCGGCACCGGTCGCGCTCACCGGCTTGGACGACGCCGTGTTCCTGCCCATGGCGGTGCGCTCGGACCGGCTCGGCCTGGTTGCCGTGAAGCTCATGGGCGACATCCCCGAGAACGGCGATCGCGGCCTGCCGACGCAGCGCTCCACGATCCTGGTCTCGTCGGCGGTCACCGGACAGTGCGTGGCCGTGCTCGACGGCATGGCCATCACCCGGGCGCGGACGGCCGCGACCTCGGTGGTGGCCACCCGGCACCTCGCCCGCCCCGACAGCAGCACTCTCGGCCTGATCGGCCTGGGCAATCTCGCCATCGAGCACGCCCGCCGGTTCGCCGCGGTGCGGCCGTTCGACCGGATCGTCGTCTGGTCGCGTTCGTCCGGCACGATCGACCGCTTCTTGCAGGAGGTCGGGCGTGACCTGCCCGCCCGGTGCGTCATCGCGTCGAGCCCGCAGGAGGTCGTCGACGAGTCGGACGTGCTCTGCACGCTGACACCCTCGATCGATCCGATCGTCCACGGAGCCTGGCTGCACGAGGGCCAGCACGTCAACGCGGTCGGTGCGCGCCCCCGCGCGAGCCACCGCGAGCTCGACGGCCGAGCCATGGCCCGCGGCACCGTCTTCGTCGACAGCCGCGCGACGGCGCTCGCGAAGTCGGGCGATCTTCTGGTCGCCCTCGCCGAGGGGTCGCTCAGGCGAGAGACGCCGCTGCCCGAGCTCGGCGAGGTCATCGCCGGCACAGCACCGGGCCGCTCGAGCGACGACGAGATCACCGTCTTCGACTCCGTCGGTCTCGGGGCGCAGGATCTCGCGGTCGCGGCTCGCGTGATCGACCTCGCCCGTGAGCTCGGCATCGGCACCGTCGCGCAGCTCTCGCCGGCGTCGAAAGCGGTGATCTCGTGATCCGGATCGCTGTCGTGAACTGCAACACGACCGAGTCCATGACCGAGACCGCGGCGGCCCGAGCGAGGCTCGCCGTCGGCCCCGACGTCGAGATCGTCGGGATCACGCCGGCGTGGGGCGTCGCGTCGGCCGAAGGCTGGTACGACAGCTTCATCAGCGCGGCCGCCGTCTTGCAGACGCTCGAGACGCTGCCAGTCGACGTCGACGGCGTGGTGA
This window encodes:
- a CDS encoding ABC transporter substrate-binding protein, with the protein product MDTLKISATANGLNYLPEYVADQGGLFAERGLAVTAVARDPWTGVLDDIESREADLALGGLWVPGMYAGMPRKLSVVGQLNHKFPMTIVARTETSPVGLDWLAGKVVLAPGAGGSAPYEFTAGLIREAGLDVSATRFVRDLSTAMLIELYQGGLGDAIILDLVSAEELVAAGGGAIVFRHLDAGGIMPNSVYYTLTERVDELGDRVDRFMDGIAAAMVKITSHDADAEIEAVLAARWPGKDQALLRKAADEMAEGGVWDSAVIDRDASDRWMRILSEGGLVTHLPSLEELLGASSTVTA
- a CDS encoding ornithine cyclodeaminase family protein; the encoded protein is MALVLGASEIGAVIGAVDVVEAVESIHRDLGSGAMTQPAPVALTGLDDAVFLPMAVRSDRLGLVAVKLMGDIPENGDRGLPTQRSTILVSSAVTGQCVAVLDGMAITRARTAATSVVATRHLARPDSSTLGLIGLGNLAIEHARRFAAVRPFDRIVVWSRSSGTIDRFLQEVGRDLPARCVIASSPQEVVDESDVLCTLTPSIDPIVHGAWLHEGQHVNAVGARPRASHRELDGRAMARGTVFVDSRATALAKSGDLLVALAEGSLRRETPLPELGEVIAGTAPGRSSDDEITVFDSVGLGAQDLAVAARVIDLARELGIGTVAQLSPASKAVIS